The proteins below come from a single Drosophila kikkawai strain 14028-0561.14 chromosome 3R, DkikHiC1v2, whole genome shotgun sequence genomic window:
- the LOC121501864 gene encoding uncharacterized protein, whose translation MELMSQGTASEHVEHTLEEEEEALDAAIRVAEKKKILARLMQNDNKVTDDVQMVKQLMVPFSATENEEALQWILDFERACRSVNDDATFQLRCVRMLMKPGTDADLFLRVDRSNTFGEFKENFVKTFGRGNSTADIVLLLKETIFNPDKSTVIGYILKMEEIALRAHIDEKLTIQFIIDGFRDRSANIALLYSATTIEQLKEMARKYAILRKNSQNVSYRTGGTIAGGSRNLIRCFNCSAHGHYASSCTAPKREKGSCFRCGSLQHMLKDCQQKPATTPRVVGATNNQSGRDEQQNEMFIPIFNQRH comes from the exons ATGGAACTCATGAGCCAAGGGACCGCGAGCGAACATGTCGAGCACACAttggaagaagaagaagaagcccTTGACGCCGCAATAAGAGTAGCTGAGAAGAAGAAAATACTCGCCAGATTGATGCAAAATGACAATAAGGTGACGGATGACGTCCAAATGGTAAAGCAGCTCATGGTTCCGTTCTCTGCTACTGAAAACGAAGAAGCACTTCAgtggattttggattttgaaAGAGCTTGCAGAAGTGTAAATGATGACGCAACTTTTCAATTACGTTGTGTTCGTATGCTGATGAAACCAGGGACAGATGCCGACTTGTTTCTGCGTGTCGACCGATCGAATACGTTTGGCGAATTTAAGGAAAACTTTGTGAAAACATTTGGCCGCGGCAATTCAACAGCCGATATAGTATTGTTGTTGAAGGAAACCATTTTTAACCCTGACAAGAGCACCGTCATAGGTTACATTCTCAAAATGGAGGAAATTGCGCTGCGTGCTCATATTGATGAAAAACTAACCATACAATTCATCATCGATGGTTTTCGCGATCGTTCAGCCAATATCGCACTGTTGTACTCGGCAACCACAATCGAACAACTAAAGGAAATGGCACGAAAATATGCGATTCTACGGAAAAATTCCCAAAATGTGTCCTATCGCACAGGAGGCACTATCGCTGGAGGGAGCCGAAACCTGATACGCTGCTTTAATTGTTCGGCACATGGACACTACGCTTCGTCTTGCACTGCGCCGAAGCGCGAGAAAGGATCCTGTTTCCGCTGTGGATCCCTTCAGCACATGTTAAAGGACTGCCAACAGAAGCCAGCAACTACTCCGAGAGTCGTGGGAGCGACCAACAATCAGAGCGGACGAGATGAGCAGCAGAACGAGATGTTTATACCTATTTTCAATCAG CGCCATTAA
- the LOC121501877 gene encoding uncharacterized protein, with product METVSDPPTFEQLVNLQANRAQSLKSTLLNFKKDSQSRKTRIYLKKRLQQVEELRSAFQETDAVIVNLEGFAESSYAVKNFQSEFEERYMDAYCAIAEDLDRLEAETPKLQPLPSGAADPEVRLNMPQMSVPKFSGACVDWPGYYDAFTSLIHNNNNLSNVQRLHFLKESLPVGRDNDIRQMQLTETNYAVAWGMMIKRYNNPRLVFSHHMNAIYALPRLQKDNTDSIRSMLSTVNVCLAAFRRVQALDGERQHWLAHYIAAKLPKETHNAWEHHQGSGATVPTYKDLESFLNDRLVIMDAIENRSSSYDSNNGPGSADPGKRVRVHNAQEHSRRPNSSCYHCSGDHILRRCAAFLALDCYKRKDIVTRAKLCINCLSKAHALSRCTSNKSCQICGQRHHTLLHFPALAQDRSSSHTPLHPVRSAATHPDAAGETVPQQGLQSTSGQNPDASYRCYSATSANGSSRNVLLATARIAVRNPVNGLRAVINALIDQGSEATIVSEHVVQSLHLRRCNTRASIFGVGPGGGRRCKYTVNFEVNSIINPNFSLEVDSAYVLNSVTSCLPSLSFTPQRWNHIRGLPLADPSYARSKRVDLILGADMLAQIMLPDTRIGLPGEPIAQNTRFGWILSGRAEGVRAATQLRCHRVLLDTEALLKRFCEVESVPDRPIATEGDLWCESFFQETHVRRPDGRYVVRLPFKTYLDPTMVLGKSHQMALNRFLQMERRLSNNPDRWSKYVDEIEEYFALEQIAPAMGSESSTLRSTAANRHVASCVLPHHAVFKKEIQSTKQRIVFDASSRTSNGRSLNDILWTGPTLQNDMSAVILNWRKYRFVFTADIQKMYRCIDVHPEDAQYQRILWRAADGSINVYALTTLTFGTASAPFMAIRVIQQLAKDERCSFPKAEEVLRDEIYVDDILSGGHTIEDAEDKRAQVSGAIKSACMELRKWSSNEESLLQSIPPEHQCSRTPLNWDAADPIKALGMYWLPNKDCFKFQVNFEIPPTFTKRTILSSIARLFDPLGLIAPVIISGKLILKEVTMAKKTQDNGARTALDWDDEVPKALAERWQAFRDGLLGIDGLSIQRWIHYSPGSIVSAQLHAFCDGSSTSYAATTYLRLEHGNGACYVSLLAAKSKVTPTKPLTIPRTELSGAVLAVKLVKWLTSARWLNDLPIQTFYWTDATILLHWLHGDVNRWKTFVANRVAFILDHSSPSQWRHVGTSENPADCATRGLPPSELKDFDLWWRGPEWLTRKQDDWPSTEIGQVDIHDAALEAKADKVRVHLAVPQPSLVERFSSFSQAIRVTAFIIRFKSNAISKGERYTGPLSIKELDYALLAIVRIVQRESFSSELAALMNSKRLPSKSKLQSLSPIVVEGILRVRGRLRHSGLSYERRHPIILPSSHIFTELVIRYSHTLTLHGGAQLTLAHARQRFWILTGRQAVRRVLRKCVRCFRTRPTTSAQLMGDLPLRRVNPPNRPFLATGVDYTGAIELKAARLRGTSFYKGYIAVFICLATKAVHLEAVTGLTTEHFLLALDRFTGRRGMVQHLYSDNGTNFIGADNLMKALFGRLQEDYEKLIAPKLAAQRATWHFNPPQSPNFGGLWEANVKSVKHHLKRVIADRRLTYEELSTVLISIEACLNSRPLCPLTADADDLEVLTPAHFLIGDSMLAPPEYRPQSKSFAEQFLIQQSMIRHFWKAWSRDWLAHLQQRPKWCHEAEGLQLNDLVIIKDDRFPPSQWLLGRVVELHPGADALVRVVTLKTKQGQLKRFCPAYYPQDGLDTRRCLMLGLALAGGMFSFAACPTVRESGDQPIAHSSLDSAYDAGRREWKRDIQGDTTIQDAYPLPQIAGILSRLPKAEFISSLDLKDAYWQVPLEVSSRDKTAFTVPGRPLYQFKVMPFGLCNATMSRLMDKVVPAHLRNEVFIYLDDLLVVSASFGRHLEVLREITLQIRRAGLTINIGKSHFCMLRVRYLGHIIGDGGIRTDPEKVAAITNFPLPNTLRSLRSFMDLMTSKRRFSLTDEVLKLSLSKAPVLCSPDFAKPFAIHCDASKTGIGAVLVQVSEDGDERPIAFFSKKLNKAQRNYTVTEQECLAAVAALKNFRACFICNCIGHFAAANLSVSTEPAAHVAVWITRFCCTEKKYVPSNAV from the exons ATGGAAACTGTTTCGGATCCTCCAACTTTCGAGCAATTAGTTAACTTACAGGCAAATCGGGCCCAATCCCTTAAATCGACGCTGctgaattttaaaaaggattcACAATCGAGGAAAacgagaatttatttaaagaagcGGTTGCAACAAGTGGAAGAGCTAAGGAGCGCGTTCCAGGAGACTGATGCCGTGATCGTGAATCTAGAAGGTTTTGCTGAATCGAGCTATGCCGTGAAAAATTTCCAGTCGGAGTTCGAGGAGCGTTATATGGACGCCTATTGTGCCATCGCAGAGGATTTGGATAGACTTGAAGCCGAGACTCCTAAGCTGCAGCCACTGCCAAGTGGAGCCGCTGATCCGGAGGTGCGACTGAACATGCCACAGATGTCAGTTCCCAAGTTTTCCGGTGCGTGTGTGGACTGGCCAGGCTACTATGACGCTTTCACGAGCCTCATacataacaacaataatttgaGTAACGTACAGCGGTTACATTTTCTGAAGGAATCGTTGCCGGTAGGGCGCGATAATGACATCCGTCAAATGCAGCTCACGGAGACGAACTACGCCGTGGCATGGGGAATGATGATTAAAAGGTACAACAATCCTCGTCTAGTGTTTTCCCACCACATGAACGCGATATACGCGTTGCCCAGGCTGCAAAAGGATAATACGGATTCCATACGGTCGATGCTGAGCACGGTCAATGTTTGCCTGGCTGCATTCCGCCGCGTCCAAGCCTTGGACGGGGAACGGCAGCACTGGTTGGCGCATTACATAGCAGCGAAGTTGCCCAAGGAGACCCACAACGCTTGGGAGCACCACCAAGGGAGCGGTGCCACCGTTCCCACTTATAAGGATTTAGAATCGTTTTTGAATGATCGGCTGGTCATAATGGATGCGATCGAGAACCGAAGCTCGTCGTACGACTCCAATAATGGCCCAGGATCTGCCGACCCAGGCAAGAGAGTGCGAGTGCATAATGCACAGGAGCACTCAAGGCGCCCGAATAGCTCCTGTTATCACTGTAGCGGTGACCATATCCTGCgtcgttgtgccgcctttctgGCCTTGGACTGCTATAAGAGGAAGGACATAGTCACCAGGGCGAAATTATGTATTAATTGTCTGAGTAAAGCACATGCGCTTTCCCGCTGTACCAGCAATAAGAGCTGCCAAATTTGTGGCCAGCGCCATCATACGCTGTTGCATTTCCCAGCATTGGCTCAGGACCGATCGTCAAGCCATACACCGCTGCATCCAGTTCGGTCTGCCGCGACGCATCCTGATGCAGCTGGGGAGACCGTACCTCAGCAGGGCCTACAGTCAACGTCGGGCCAGAATCCGGACGCATCTTACAGATGCTATTCAGCAACTTCGGCGAATGGGTCCTCCCGAAATGTGCTCCTCGCCACTGCTCGTATTGCCGTACGAAACCCGGTCAACGGGCTACGAGCGGTCATAAATGCTCTCATCGATCAAGGATCTGAGGCAACCATAGTTTCGGAGCACGTCGTACAGTCCCTGCATCTGAGACGGTGCAATACCCGAGCATCGATTTTTGGGGTGGGCCCAGGGGGCGGTCGTCGTTGCAAGTATACAGTTAATTTCGAAGTTAATAGTATTATTAATCCAAATTTTTCTCTAGAGGTTGATTCAGCATATGTTCTCAATTCAGTTACTTCCTGTCTGCCTAGCCTTAGCTTCACGCCGCAGCGTTGGAATCATATTCGAGGGCTCCCTCTGGCGGATCCGAGCTACGCCCGGTCGAAGAGAGTCGATCTCATCTTAGGAGCGGACATGTTGGCGCAAATCATGCTGCCAGACACCAGGATTGGATTGCCCGGCGAGCCTATAGCGCAGAATACACGCTTCGGATGGATTCTATCGGGACGTGCCGAAGGAGTAAGAGCAGCAACACAATTGCGCTGTCATCGAGTGCTGCTGGACACGGAGGCATTGCTGAAGCGTTTCTGTGAAGTCGAGTCAGTTCCTGATCGCCCTATAGCGACAGAGGGGGACCTCTGGTGCGAGTCGTTTTTTCAGGAGACCCACGTGCGTCGACCGGATGGCCGCTATGTGGTCAGGTTGCCTTTTAAAACCTATCTCGATCCGACCATGGTCTTGGGAAAGTCTCATCAGATGGCGCTTAATCGGTTTCTCCAGATGGAAAGGCGTCTGTCCAACAATCCAGACCGTTGGAGCAAATATGTGGATGAGATTGAGGAATACTTCGCGCTCGAGCAAATAGCGCCGGCAATGGGCAGTGAAAGCAGCACATTAAGGAGTACGGCCGCGAACAGGCATGTAGCCTCTTGTGTACTTCCGCATCACGCTGTCTTTAAGAAGGAAATTCAGTCAACCAAACAGCGAATCGTCTTCGATGCCTCCTCAAGGACTAGCAATGGAAGATCTTTAAATGACATTTTGTGGACTGGGCCTACTCTTCAAAACGACATGTCTGCAGTCATTCTCAACTGGCGGAAATATCGTTTTGTTTTCACGGCGGATATACAGAAAATGTATCGGTGTATCGATGTTCACCCGGAAGACGCCCAATATCAGCGGATTTTATGGCGGGCGGCGGATGGGTCCATCAACGTTTATGCGTTGACAACGCTAACCTTCGGAACGGCTTCGGCACCCTTCATGGCGATCAGAGTCATTCAACAATTAGCGAAGGATGAGCGGTGTTCGTTTCCTAAGGCGGAAGAAGTATTAAGGGACGAGATCTACGTGGACGACATTCTTTCCGGTGGGCATACGATAGAAGATGCGGAGGATAAACGGGCCCAGGTATCGGGTGCTATAAAATCCGCTTGCATGGAGTTGCGGAAATGGTCCAGCAACGAAGAGAGCCTTTTGCAATCGATTCCGCCAGAGCATCAATGCAGTCGGACACCTCTGAACTGGGACGCTGCGGATCCGATCAAGGCGTTAGGAATGTATTGGCTCCCCAATAAGGACTGCTTCAAATTTCAGGTCAATTTTGAGATACCACCTACTTTCACTAAGAGGACGATCCTGTCGAGCATAGCGAGGCTGTTCGACCCGCTAGGTCTCATCGCGCCAGTCATCATCTCGGGAAAGTTAATATTGAAGGAGGTAACCATGGCTAAGAAAACGCAGGACAACGGCGCTAGGACGGCTCTGGATTGGGACGACGAGGTTCCTAAGGCTCTTGCGGAAAGGTGGCAAGCATTTCGGGACGGCTTGCTGGGGATAGACGGCCTGAGCATACAGCGGTGGATTCATTATTCCCCAGGATCCATAGTATCAGCTCAGCTGCACGCGTTTTGTGACGGATCTTCCACGTCCTATGCAGCTACTACTTATCTAAGGCTCGAGCACGGGAATGGAGCGTGCTACGTCTCGCTGTTGGCCGCAAAATCAAAGGTTACCCCTACTAAACCCCTAACCATACCAAGAACGGAGCTGAGTGGTGCAGTGCTAGCCGTCAAGTTGGTGAAATGGCTTACATCGGCTAGGTGGCTAAATGACCTTCCCATCCAGACCTTTTATTGGACGGATGCCACGATTCTTCTTCATTGGCTGCACGGGGACGTCAATAGATGGAAGACGTTCGTTGCCAACAGGGTCGCCTTCATTCTGGACCACTCGTCGCCATCGCAATGGAGACATGTAGGTACTAGCGAGAATCCAGCGGACTGTGCGACAAGAGGGCTTCCTCCGAGCGAGCTAAAGGATTTTGATTTGTGGTGGCGAGGCCCGGAGTGGCTTACACGCAAGCAAGATGACTGGCCTTCGACGGAGATCGGGCAGGTCGACATACACGATGCCGCGCTGGAGGCAAAGGCGGACAAGGTACGCGTTCACCTGGCAGTTCCGCAACCATCGTTGGTTGAGAGGTTTTCCAGTTTCAGCCAGGCCATAAGAGTCACAGCATTTATAATTCGGTTCAAAAGCAATGCTATTAGCAAAGGAGAGAGGTATACCGGTCCCCTAAGCATTAAGGAGCTCGACTATGCTTTACTCGCCATCGTGCGCATTGTTCAAAGGGAGTCCTTCTCGTCTGAGCTGGCCGCATTGATGAATTCTAAACGGCTGCCCTCCAAAAGCAAGCTTCAGAGTTTGTCACCGATCGTGGTGGAGGGAATCTTACGAGTGAGGGGGCGATTGCGCCATTCGGGGCTATCATACGAACGTCGGCATCCAATAATCCTCCCAAGTTCTCATATTTTTACAGAGCTAGTAATACGGTACTCGCATACTTTGACTCTGCACGGAGGTGCGCAGCTGACCTTGGCCCACGCTCGCCAGCGGTTCTGGATACTGACAGGGAGGCAAGCAGTTCGAAGGGTGCTGCGGAAGTGCGTGAGGTGCTTTCGCACCCGGCCAACCACCTCGGCTCAGCTCATGGGAGACCTGCCGCTACGCAGGGTCAACCCCCCTAATCGACCGTTCCTGGCGACGGGAGTTGACTACACAGGCGCTATAGAGCTGAAGGCAGCGCGCTTGAGAGGAACCAGCTTCTACAAGGGATACATAGCCGTTTTCATTTGTCTGGCGACGAAGGCTGTACACTTGGAGGCAGTGACGGGTCTCACCACGGAGCATTTCTTGCTGGCTTTAGACCGGTTCACCGGGCGGCGAGGGATGGTTCAGCATTTATACAGTGACAACGGAACCAACTTTATCGGCGCGGATAATCTAATGAAGGCATTATTCGGAAGGCTGCAGGAGGATTACGAGAAGCTCATAGCCCCAAAGCTCGCTGCGCAGCGTGCCACTTGGCATTTCAATCCACCTCAATCGCCCAACTTTGGCGGGCTGTGGGAGGCCAATGTGAAGTCGGTGAAGCACCACCTTAAGAGGGTCATCGCCGATCGACGGCTCACCTATGAGGAGTTATCTACGGTGCTCATAAGCATAGAAGCATGCCTCAACTCGCGGCCGCTGTGCCCTCTCACAGCCGATGCTGACGATCTAGAGGTGCTTACGCCGGCTCATTTTCTAATTGGAGACTCCATGTTGGCGCCTCCGGAGTATAGGCCGCAGTCCAAGTCCTTCGCAGAGCAGTTTCTTATCCAGCAGTCAATGATTCGCCATTTCTGGAAGGCTTGGAGTCGAGACTGGCTGGCTCATCTGCAGCAGAGACCGAAGTGGTGTCATGAGGCTGAAGGTCTGCAGTTGAACGACCTTGTCATCATCAAGGATGACCGATTCCCGCCTTCACAGTGGCTGTTAGGACGGGTCGTCGAGTTACACCCAGGGGCGGATGCGTTAGTCCGGGTGGTAACCCTTAAAACCAAGCAAGGCCAATTAAAGCG ATTCTGCCCCGCCTACTACCCCCAGGATGGACTGGACACGCGGAGATGTCTCATGCTAGGTCTAGCATTGGCGGGCGGCATGTTCAGTTTTGCTGCGTGTCCCACTGTGCGGGAGAGTGGCGATCAGCCGATCGCTCACTCGTCGCTGGACAGTGCATACGATGCGGGAAGAAGAGAATGGAAGAGAG ACATACAAGGGGACACAACTATACAGGATGCATACCCTCTTCCTCAGATAGCGGGAATTTTAAGTCGTTTGCCTAAGGCGGAATTCATATCCAGCCTTGACCTTAAGGATGCCTATTGGCAGGTTCCTTTAGAGGTTTCATCGCGAGACAAAACGGCTTTCACTGTCCCGGGTAGACCGCTCTACCAGTTTAAGGTTATGCCTTTTGGGCTGTGCAACGCCACAATGTCCCGTTTAATGGACAAGGTTGTGCCAGCTCATCTCAGAAACGAGGTGTTTATTTACCTCGACGATTTATTGGTAGTTTCTGCCAGCTTTGGGAGGCATCTTGAAGTTCTCAGAGAGATCACTCTGCAGATAAGGCGTGCAGGTTTGACGATCAACATTGGCAAAAGTCATTTCTGCATGCTTCGTGTGCGATATCTGGGACATATAATTGGCGATGGTGGCATACGCACCGACCCAGAAAAGGTGGCCGCCATTACTAACTTTCCGTTGCCAAACACGTTACGAAGTCTACGAAGTTTTATGG ACTTAATGACCTCAAAACGAAGGTTTAGTTTAACGGACGAAGTCTTAAAACTTTCTCTCAGCAAGGCTCCAGTCTTATGCAGCCCCGATTTTGCAAAGCCTTTTGCGATACATTGTGACGCTAGCAAAACCGGGATAGGCGCAGTTCTAGTACAGGTGTCTGAAGATGGAGACGAACGGCCTATTGCCTTCTTTTCAAAGAAGCTGAACAAAGCTCAGCGTAATTATACTGTTACCGAGCAAGAATGCCTAGCGGCGGTAGCAGCTCTCAAGAATTTTAGGGC GTGCTTCATCTGCAACTGCATCGGACATTTCGCTGCCGCAAACCTAAGCGTGAGCACGGAGCCTGCTGCGCATGTGGCAGTATGGATCACCAGGTTCTGCTGCACTGAAAAGAAGTACGTGCCCAGCAATGCTGTTTAA
- the LOC121501863 gene encoding uncharacterized protein, protein MELMSQGTASEHVEHTLEEEEEALDAAIRVAEKKKILARLMQNDNKVTDDVQMVKQLMVPFSATENEEALQWILDFERACRSVNDDATFQLRCVRMLMKPGTDADLFLRVDRSNTFGEFKENFVKTFGRGNSTADIVLLLKETIFNPDKSTVIGYILKMEEIALRAHIDEKLTIQFIIDGFRDRSANIALLYSATTIEQLKEMARKYAILRKNSQNVSYRTGGTIAGGSRNLIRCFNCSAHGHYASSCTAPKREKGSCFRCGSLQHMLKDCQQKPATTPRVVGATNNQSGRDEQQNEMFIPIFNQRH, encoded by the exons ATGGAACTCATGAGCCAAGGGACCGCGAGCGAACATGTCGAGCACACAttggaagaagaagaagaagcccTTGACGCCGCAATAAGAGTAGCTGAGAAGAAGAAAATACTCGCCAGATTGATGCAAAATGACAATAAGGTGACGGATGACGTCCAAATGGTAAAGCAGCTCATGGTTCCGTTCTCTGCTACTGAAAACGAAGAAGCACTTCAgtggattttggattttgaaAGAGCTTGCAGAAGTGTAAATGATGACGCAACTTTTCAATTACGTTGTGTTCGTATGCTGATGAAACCAGGGACAGATGCCGACTTGTTTCTGCGTGTCGACCGATCGAATACGTTTGGCGAATTTAAGGAAAACTTTGTGAAAACATTTGGCCGCGGCAATTCAACAGCCGATATAGTATTGTTGTTGAAGGAAACCATTTTTAACCCTGACAAGAGCACCGTCATAGGTTACATTCTCAAAATGGAGGAAATTGCGCTGCGTGCTCATATTGATGAAAAACTAACCATACAATTCATCATCGATGGTTTTCGCGATCGTTCAGCCAATATCGCACTGTTGTACTCGGCAACCACAATCGAACAACTAAAGGAAATGGCACGAAAATATGCGATTCTACGGAAAAATTCCCAAAATGTGTCCTATCGCACAGGAGGCACTATCGCTGGAGGGAGCCGAAACCTGATACGCTGCTTTAATTGTTCGGCACATGGACACTACGCTTCGTCTTGTACTGCGCCGAAGCGCGAGAAAGGATCCTGTTTCCGCTGTGGATCCCTTCAGCACATGTTAAAGGACTGCCAACAGAAGCCAGCAACTACTCCGAGAGTCGTGGGAGCGACCAACAATCAGAGCGGACGAGATGAGCAGCAGAACGAGATGTTTATACCTATTTTCAATCAG CGCCATTAA